The following are encoded in a window of Pirellulales bacterium genomic DNA:
- a CDS encoding PTS sugar transporter subunit IIA, with translation MAESDFTIETLAAYLRLDPGDVVRMAERDRLPGRKVGGSWRFAPAEIHQWMERQIHHSTDAELMNMETVLQSPWPEAPDDAQPLLTTLLAPEAIALPLAARTRGAVIRGMVELAANTGHLWDPEKMTATVQQREELYPTALDQGVALLHPRRPMPSILAQPLLALGITPNGIPFGNPAGHMTDIFFLICSTDEREHLRTLARLCRLLCEPDFLGALRGCADPQAVRRLLDERERQLPV, from the coding sequence ATGGCAGAATCTGATTTCACGATTGAAACCCTGGCCGCATACCTGCGGCTCGATCCGGGGGACGTCGTGCGCATGGCCGAACGGGACCGGCTGCCGGGACGCAAGGTCGGCGGATCGTGGCGATTCGCCCCGGCCGAGATTCACCAGTGGATGGAGCGGCAGATTCATCATTCGACCGACGCCGAATTGATGAACATGGAGACCGTGCTGCAATCGCCTTGGCCCGAGGCGCCGGACGACGCGCAGCCGCTGTTGACGACGCTGCTGGCGCCGGAGGCGATTGCCTTGCCGTTGGCCGCGCGGACACGGGGCGCGGTCATTCGCGGCATGGTCGAGCTGGCCGCGAACACCGGGCATCTCTGGGATCCGGAAAAGATGACGGCCACGGTGCAGCAGCGCGAGGAACTTTATCCAACGGCCCTCGACCAGGGCGTGGCGCTGTTGCATCCCCGGCGACCCATGCCGAGCATTCTGGCCCAGCCGCTGCTCGCCCTCGGCATCACACCCAACGGCATTCCGTTCGGCAATCCGGCCGGACACATGACCGATATTTTCTTCCTCATCTGCTCGACCGACGAGCGCGAGCACCTGCGGACGCTCGCGCGCTTGTGCCGGCTGCTCTGCGAGCCGGATTTCCTCGGAGCGCTGCGCGGGTGCGCCGATCCGCAGGCCGTCCGCCGGCTGCTCGACGAGCGCGAACGCCAGTTGCCCGTTTGA
- a CDS encoding phytanoyl-CoA dioxygenase family protein: protein MLSAALVDQYRQDGYTVARQLFSPPEVARLRDEALALWERCGQGAAAQNTNFLGVKKMSTVRDPQLHSALFTRTLTDPRLTEAMADLVGPNVQLHHSKINIKTREDRAVFPLHQDQPYFPHARHSVCTVLVHLTTTSSSRGCFRVIPGIREPLPHVADDGHILDPVQYPLERAQELPAEAGDVVFMNYLVPHGSNLHDADEPRMLWIIQVRAAEDRPIDQPAGTEQPTPAGNRPSQGTMLRGINPDFAWAAAGNSSRL, encoded by the coding sequence ATGCTCTCCGCCGCACTCGTGGATCAGTACCGGCAAGATGGCTACACCGTGGCCCGGCAGCTTTTCTCGCCGCCCGAGGTCGCGCGACTTCGAGACGAGGCGCTCGCTTTGTGGGAGCGCTGCGGACAGGGCGCAGCGGCCCAGAATACGAATTTCCTCGGCGTGAAGAAAATGAGCACGGTGCGCGATCCGCAACTGCACTCGGCCTTGTTCACGCGGACGCTCACCGATCCGCGGCTCACCGAAGCGATGGCCGACCTCGTCGGACCCAACGTGCAACTGCACCACTCGAAGATCAACATCAAGACCCGGGAAGATCGGGCCGTGTTTCCCTTGCACCAGGACCAACCGTACTTTCCCCACGCGCGACACAGCGTCTGCACAGTGCTCGTGCACCTGACGACGACCAGTTCGAGCCGCGGCTGCTTTCGCGTCATTCCCGGGATTCGCGAGCCGCTGCCGCACGTCGCCGACGACGGTCACATTCTCGACCCGGTGCAATACCCGCTCGAGCGGGCCCAAGAACTTCCGGCCGAGGCGGGCGATGTGGTGTTCATGAACTACCTGGTCCCTCACGGCAGCAATCTGCACGATGCGGATGAGCCTCGCATGCTGTGGATCATTCAGGTCCGCGCGGCCGAGGACCGGCCCATCGACCAACCGGCCGGGACCGAGCAGCCGACGCCCGCCGGCAACCGGCCGTCGCAGGGAACCATGCTCCGCGGTATCAATCCCGACTTTGCCTGGGCCGCAGCCGGGAATAGTTCGCGGCTGTAA